A genome region from Tolypothrix sp. PCC 7712 includes the following:
- a CDS encoding response regulator, giving the protein MPSNKILVIDDTTVVRVKVREMLPPGNFEVVEAKDGLEGLNYILKEKFSLIMLDFLLPKMSGWEVFQQIQAQPELRKIPLVMMSGRKEEVTEKISEPFEYFEFLGKPFDQKQLIGAIKSAMTKAKLVRPEPVLVGAGVAVAHSATVTSSHSFATAPAAINSNATVPPPSVATASSGEIELLNEKIAKMQAEIESLKKQLTQVVTFIKQKVK; this is encoded by the coding sequence GTGCCAAGTAACAAAATTCTAGTTATTGATGACACCACAGTTGTCAGGGTAAAAGTACGAGAGATGTTGCCGCCTGGCAATTTCGAGGTAGTAGAAGCAAAAGACGGTTTAGAAGGACTAAATTACATCCTTAAAGAAAAATTTAGTTTAATCATGTTAGATTTTCTACTACCGAAAATGAGCGGTTGGGAAGTGTTCCAGCAAATTCAAGCCCAGCCTGAGTTAAGGAAGATTCCTCTAGTAATGATGTCTGGGCGTAAAGAAGAGGTAACTGAAAAAATTTCAGAACCCTTTGAATATTTTGAATTTCTGGGTAAGCCTTTTGACCAGAAACAACTTATTGGTGCTATTAAGTCAGCAATGACAAAAGCTAAACTGGTACGCCCAGAACCAGTTCTAGTGGGAGCAGGCGTTGCTGTTGCTCATAGTGCAACTGTAACTTCTAGCCATAGTTTTGCCACAGCCCCAGCTGCTATCAATAGTAATGCTACAGTTCCGCCTCCAAGCGTTGCTACCGCATCCTCTGGAGAAATTGAGCTTTTAAATGAAAAAATTGCCAAGATGCAAGCAGAAATAGAGAGCTTGAAGAAACAGCTAACTCAGGTTGTGACCTTCATTAAACAAAAAGTAAAATAG
- the lipA gene encoding lipoyl synthase — protein sequence MTSSQQAQLKSEIMAMPSWLRRSIGRASEISTVQRIIKQRQIHTICEEGRCPNRGECYAQKTATFLLMGPTCTRSCAFCQVDKGHAPMPVDLEEPQKVAEAVKLLGLRYVVLTSVARDDLADQGAGHFVQTMETIRQLNPETQIEVLTPDFWGGIAAGEEGQRQRIEMIVKAKPACFNHNIETVRRLTGPVRRGAKYDRSLHVLALVKEIDSSIPTKSGLMLGHGETFDEIIEAMKDLRAVGCDRLTIGQYMRPSLEHLPVQKYWTPEEFDQLGSIAWQMGFSHVRSGPLVRSSYHAGEE from the coding sequence ATGACTTCGTCACAACAAGCCCAACTCAAGTCAGAAATAATGGCAATGCCCAGTTGGTTACGTCGTTCTATCGGCAGAGCCAGCGAAATTTCTACAGTACAACGGATTATTAAGCAGCGCCAAATTCATACAATTTGCGAAGAAGGACGTTGCCCCAACCGGGGGGAGTGCTATGCCCAAAAAACTGCTACTTTTCTGCTAATGGGCCCTACTTGTACTCGTTCTTGTGCATTTTGTCAAGTAGATAAAGGTCATGCACCAATGCCCGTAGATTTAGAGGAACCGCAAAAGGTGGCAGAAGCTGTGAAGCTTTTGGGTTTACGTTATGTGGTACTGACTTCTGTCGCCCGTGATGACTTGGCAGACCAAGGAGCAGGTCATTTTGTCCAAACGATGGAGACTATCCGCCAGTTGAACCCAGAAACTCAAATAGAAGTGCTGACACCAGACTTTTGGGGTGGTATAGCTGCTGGGGAAGAAGGACAACGCCAAAGGATAGAGATGATTGTCAAGGCCAAGCCCGCTTGTTTTAACCACAATATTGAGACAGTGCGACGCTTAACTGGGCCAGTGCGCCGGGGAGCAAAATACGATCGCTCCTTGCATGTACTTGCACTCGTCAAAGAAATCGACTCCTCTATCCCCACCAAATCTGGTTTAATGCTGGGACATGGCGAAACCTTTGATGAAATCATAGAAGCCATGAAAGATTTAAGAGCAGTAGGATGCGATCGCTTAACTATTGGTCAGTATATGCGACCTTCCCTAGAACATCTGCCAGTTCAAAAATACTGGACTCCAGAGGAATTTGATCAACTGGGCAGCATAGCATGGCAAATGGGATTTAGCCACGTCCGTTCTGGGCCACTAGTTCGGAGTTCCTATCATGCAGGGGAAGAATGA
- a CDS encoding flavin-containing monooxygenase, with product MTVKQVCVIGAGISGLVSAKTFLEEGYEVTVFEKHKGIGGVWEKSRIYPGVTTQTPRDMYAFSDYPMPAFYPESPTGEQVRNYLESYAQHFGIAQRICFQAEVTNIARKTGEGTGWIVTVKNHNNDQGKAKEEKHEFDFVLICNGTCNIPNTPSFPGKPEFMKSGGLVLHSTDINDDSLIQGKRVVVIGFAKSAADIATFAADKASECTLVFRQASWKIPRYFLGFINIKYLMLTRLGQVWFPYRKLRGVERLLHTVGKPLVWAFWRTLEMVLRLQLRLDACGMLPEEPIEGFINCPLSITTKNFYKYVRQGKIRAKKTTIERFVPGGVELANGERLSTDVIILGTGFQQNIPFLQEQYRQQIIDKQGNFHLYRNLIHPHVPNMGFVGYNSIFSCTLSSEIGSRWLVEYVKGNLVLPSCLEMLKDIEEELEWRQTKAPRGLYSATCFFPFSFHYLDYLMRDMGASIRQTGSISELMKPLSPSAYKNLRQELQAKRPISVNYFHPVLSLLENNH from the coding sequence ATGACAGTGAAACAAGTATGCGTCATTGGAGCTGGAATCAGCGGATTAGTCTCAGCCAAGACATTTCTAGAAGAGGGCTACGAAGTTACAGTCTTCGAGAAACACAAAGGAATCGGCGGCGTATGGGAAAAATCGAGAATTTACCCAGGCGTAACGACTCAAACACCTCGTGATATGTATGCTTTTTCCGATTATCCTATGCCTGCATTCTATCCTGAGTCTCCCACAGGTGAGCAGGTACGGAATTACCTAGAGTCCTACGCCCAGCACTTCGGCATTGCACAAAGAATTTGCTTCCAAGCAGAAGTTACTAATATCGCCAGAAAAACTGGGGAAGGGACGGGATGGATTGTCACAGTCAAAAATCATAATAACGATCAAGGGAAAGCAAAAGAAGAAAAGCACGAATTTGATTTTGTCCTCATCTGCAATGGCACTTGTAATATCCCAAATACACCTTCCTTTCCTGGTAAGCCAGAGTTTATGAAATCTGGGGGATTGGTCTTGCATTCTACTGATATTAATGATGATTCTCTGATTCAAGGTAAACGGGTTGTTGTTATCGGTTTTGCAAAATCAGCGGCTGATATAGCAACTTTCGCTGCTGACAAAGCTTCTGAATGCACGCTTGTTTTCCGCCAAGCTTCTTGGAAAATACCTAGATACTTTCTCGGATTCATTAACATCAAATATCTGATGTTAACGCGCTTGGGACAAGTTTGGTTTCCGTACCGCAAACTTCGCGGAGTAGAGCGGCTATTGCACACAGTAGGCAAGCCCTTAGTCTGGGCTTTTTGGCGAACTTTAGAGATGGTACTACGCCTACAGTTACGTTTAGATGCTTGTGGGATGTTGCCTGAAGAACCAATCGAAGGATTTATCAACTGTCCCTTAAGCATAACTACGAAAAACTTCTATAAATATGTGCGTCAGGGCAAAATACGTGCCAAAAAGACAACCATAGAACGGTTTGTTCCTGGTGGTGTGGAGTTGGCAAATGGTGAACGGTTATCAACAGATGTCATTATCTTGGGAACCGGATTCCAGCAGAATATCCCCTTTTTGCAAGAGCAGTACCGTCAGCAGATTATTGATAAACAGGGTAACTTTCACCTATATCGCAATCTCATTCATCCTCATGTTCCTAATATGGGTTTTGTCGGCTACAACAGCATTTTTTCTTGCACGCTCTCATCGGAGATTGGCTCTCGGTGGCTAGTGGAATATGTCAAAGGCAACTTAGTATTACCCTCATGCTTGGAGATGTTAAAAGATATAGAGGAAGAGTTGGAGTGGAGGCAGACTAAAGCACCAAGAGGTTTATACAGTGCAACATGCTTTTTCCCTTTTAGTTTTCACTACTTAGACTATCTAATGCGTGACATGGGTGCTAGCATTCGTCAAACAGGCTCGATATCAGAACTTATGAAGCCTTTAAGTCCATCTGCCTACAAAAATCTCCGGCAAGAATTACAAGCGAAAAGACCGATATCTGTGAATTATTTTCACCCTGTTTTGTCACTTTTGGAAAACAATCATTGA
- a CDS encoding SDR family NAD(P)-dependent oxidoreductase, producing MELANKIALITGASSGIGRETAKLFALEGAKVALADIDSVGGQTLIDEIKLFGGTALFHPVDVSVESEVQNWIAGVVHEWGGIDILVANAAVMVIGTVEQATELDWDRVLAVNVKGYAFCAKYVTPQMRQRGGGAIVNLASISSFVAVPAFAPYNTSKGAILQLTRSLAYDLAPDNIRVNCVCPGPIYTSAVQQVATSLGLSDEDLVKQFAPLTLLKRMGQPQEVANAILFLASDKASFITGTPLMVDGGYTAY from the coding sequence ATGGAATTAGCTAACAAAATAGCTCTAATTACAGGAGCAAGTTCTGGTATTGGGCGAGAGACTGCAAAGCTTTTTGCCTTAGAAGGAGCTAAGGTGGCACTTGCAGATATAGATAGCGTCGGTGGACAAACACTCATTGATGAAATCAAATTATTTGGTGGTACTGCTCTATTTCATCCAGTGGATGTTTCCGTAGAAAGTGAGGTTCAAAATTGGATAGCTGGAGTAGTTCATGAATGGGGTGGTATAGACATCCTAGTTGCCAACGCTGCGGTTATGGTTATAGGCACTGTAGAGCAGGCAACAGAGTTAGATTGGGATCGAGTTTTAGCAGTAAATGTCAAGGGTTATGCTTTTTGCGCTAAGTATGTAACTCCCCAAATGCGCCAACGTGGCGGCGGAGCAATTGTGAATCTTGCTTCTATTAGTTCATTCGTTGCTGTACCTGCATTTGCACCCTATAACACTAGTAAAGGAGCGATTTTACAACTAACTCGAAGCCTAGCCTACGATTTAGCACCTGATAATATTCGTGTTAACTGTGTTTGCCCAGGGCCGATTTATACTTCTGCTGTACAACAAGTTGCCACTTCTTTGGGTTTAAGCGATGAAGATTTAGTCAAGCAATTTGCACCATTAACTCTCTTGAAGCGCATGGGACAACCACAGGAAGTGGCAAATGCGATTCTCTTTTTAGCTTCTGATAAAGCCTCGTTTATTACAGGAACACCACTCATGGTAGATGGAGGCTATACTGCCTACTAA
- a CDS encoding NAD(P)-binding domain-containing protein, giving the protein MNVLTFEYLIIGAGPAGLQLGYFLEKANRDYLILESGSTPGTFFQKFPRHKKLISINKFYTGYNDPEINLRWDWNSLLSDKEEMLFKNYSREYLPNSDDLVRYLNDFANHFQLKIKYNCRISRIAKNEQFMIIDNQGTVYCAKYLIVATGCSKPYVPEIPGIEFAENYNDVTIDPENFANQKVLIIGKGNSGFETADNLIGTTSLIHIVSPEPISLSWKTKYVGHLRAVNNNLIDSYQLKSQNVILDAVVDRIEYTEGKYIVTFTYDHANGEVEDIIYDRVIVCTGFHFDASIFDESCQPELTINNRFPNQTSEWESTNIKDLYFAGILMHMRDFKKKQSGFIHGFRYNIRALYQILSYKYHNQELPYQSIPLNPESLTEAIIRRANQSSALWQQTGFLCDLIIVSKDDSTVKYYQDLPIDYVRESELGEHEHYYTVTLEFGLDIIFSSPDPLAVERIHKDDVERAALSSGIHPIIRRFCGNQLVAEHHVIEDIASEWLEEVHIQPLIKFLRNQLSTDVSHSVVESTATSI; this is encoded by the coding sequence ATGAACGTACTAACATTTGAGTATTTGATAATTGGTGCTGGCCCTGCTGGATTACAATTAGGTTATTTTCTAGAAAAAGCTAACCGAGATTACCTTATATTAGAATCAGGTAGTACGCCAGGAACATTTTTTCAAAAATTCCCCAGACATAAGAAATTAATTTCTATTAATAAATTTTATACAGGATATAATGACCCTGAAATTAATCTCAGATGGGATTGGAATTCACTTTTAAGTGATAAGGAAGAAATGCTCTTTAAGAACTATAGCAGAGAGTATTTACCCAATTCCGATGACCTTGTGAGATATCTAAATGATTTTGCTAACCACTTTCAACTCAAAATTAAATATAACTGCCGAATTTCTAGAATTGCCAAAAATGAGCAATTCATGATTATCGACAACCAAGGAACAGTTTATTGTGCAAAATATCTGATCGTTGCCACAGGTTGCTCTAAACCCTACGTTCCAGAAATTCCTGGTATTGAATTTGCTGAAAATTATAATGATGTAACTATCGATCCTGAAAATTTTGCCAATCAAAAAGTATTAATTATTGGCAAAGGTAATTCCGGATTTGAAACTGCTGATAATTTAATTGGCACAACTTCCTTGATCCATATAGTAAGTCCAGAACCCATATCTTTATCATGGAAAACCAAATATGTAGGTCATCTCAGAGCAGTCAATAATAATCTCATAGATTCATATCAACTAAAATCACAGAATGTAATTTTAGATGCTGTTGTAGATAGAATCGAGTATACAGAAGGGAAATATATCGTAACTTTTACGTATGATCATGCTAATGGAGAAGTTGAAGACATCATATATGACCGTGTGATTGTATGTACTGGATTTCATTTTGATGCTTCTATCTTTGATGAATCATGCCAGCCTGAACTAACTATCAACAACCGCTTTCCAAATCAGACTAGTGAATGGGAATCAACCAACATTAAAGACTTATATTTTGCTGGAATCCTGATGCATATGCGGGATTTTAAGAAGAAGCAATCTGGTTTTATTCATGGATTCCGTTATAACATTCGAGCGCTTTACCAAATCTTAAGTTATAAGTACCACAATCAAGAGCTACCCTATCAATCTATTCCTCTGAATCCCGAAAGCTTGACAGAAGCAATTATCAGACGAGCAAATCAAAGTTCGGCCCTATGGCAGCAAACAGGCTTTCTTTGCGATTTAATTATTGTTTCTAAAGATGATTCAACAGTCAAATATTACCAAGATCTGCCAATAGATTATGTTCGTGAAAGTGAATTAGGTGAGCATGAACACTACTATACTGTCACACTAGAATTTGGATTAGATATTATCTTCTCCAGCCCAGATCCCCTTGCAGTTGAGCGAATACATAAAGATGATGTTGAACGAGCTGCTCTAAGTTCTGGTATTCATCCTATTATCCGGCGCTTCTGTGGTAATCAGCTAGTAGCAGAACATCATGTTATTGAAGATATTGCTAGTGAATGGTTGGAAGAGGTACATATTCAGCCATTAATCAAATTCTTGCGTAACCAACTTTCCACAGATGTATCTCATTCTGTAGTTGAGTCAACTGCTACTTCTATATGA
- a CDS encoding ATP-binding sensor histidine kinase, with the protein MLLVSDTVSPILGYRITEQLYLGKKTVVYRGIREKDDQRVILKLMRNEYPTFAEVSQFRSQYTITQNLEIPGIVKPLSLENYRNGYVLIMEDYEAISLKDWQIREQEQGNNFVPLKEFFQIALSVCSTLEQLHSHRIIHKDIKPANILVHPTTREIKIIDFSLATLLPKEIQSIKNPNVLEGTLAYISPEQTGRMNRGIDYRTDFYSLGVTFFELLTGQLPFNTNDPMELVYSHIAKEPPKASLINSKIPQILADIISKLMAKNAEDRYQSVYGIRHDLEICQKQWQEKGNITSFALGVRDISNQFAIPEKLYGRQKEIETLLTTFERVSNGKTEMILVSGFSGIGKTAVVNEIHKPIVRQRSYFIKGKFDQMQRDIPLSALVQALRSLIGQILSETDIQIQDWKAKILSALGTQCQVIIDVIPELEKIIGQQPSVVELAGLAAQNRFNLLFQRFIQVFTTKEHPLVIFLDDLQWADNASLKFIQLLMSETAAQIADDTEEISNSKGSLLLIGAYRDNEVSNLHPLTLTLKEIAQTGAIINQIQLSPLNQVDLNHLIADTLHCREVIAVPLTQMVFAKTKGNPFFAAQFLKSLCDDGLITLNIDVGYWQYDIARIKTLSLTDDVVEFMGIQIEKLPMNTQNVLKFAACIGNEFDLKTLAIVNEKSVMDTASDLWKALFEGLILPLTDGYNLISKNDNQILDDLTISSYQLPKYKFVHDRVQQAAYSLIPEEQRKPIHLKIGLLLLSNIPIAEREDKIFELVNQFNIALEFITHQAKRDELAVMNLTAGRKALISTAYSSAIKYLTTGIELLTDDCWDTKYELTLALYETAAEAAYLNGNFKLTEQLIPVILQKAKTLLDKIKAYEVQIQAYGAQGKELEAVNIAIAILKMLGVDFPENPTQEDVQLEIENTSAKLANINIEDLIDLPEITEASALIVMRILSSVVGIAYPVAPKLFLLIILKQINLSITYGNSSFSAFAYVTYGLMLCGVMEDIDSGYKFGKLAENLLHRFQAKEVAGKVLEGFNQLIRHWKEHVRTTLKPLLDVYATNLEVGDVEFAAYALYGYSHNAYFLGYELVGLEKDLATYSHTIQKMKQERVFHWNEIFRQTILNLQSSTENPEILMGEAYDETKMLPIHLEAKDGVALLLLYFCKLNISFLLNNYPEAIKNANMVEKYLYAGVGMLVTAQFYFYDSLAHLAIYFDVEKVEQDKILHKVNFNQEKMQNWANHAPMNHLHKFHLVEAEKYRVIGEYIAAIDNYEYAIAHAKENDYINEEALAYELAAKFYLEWGKQKIAQTYLIDAYYSYIRWGAKAKINDLKKRYPQLLTPIIQQEKMKSSSSENNLLEQRTHLSTTSHQSTIATNETILGSNTSISDMLDLAAVIKASQAVSGEIELKALLSTLIKVVMENAGASKCVLILSDVNNLDLTITAVSSHGNFAAHYTEFLSIPLESSDHVPITLINYVKRIQEILVIDDIKTQAAFALDIYITREEPKSILCIPIINQSKLLGIIYLENNLTTAAFTKERLEVLKLIITQAAISLENALLYQNLEAVNTQLADYNHDLETKVAERTQEINDKNYHLQQALEELRSTQSQLIQSEKMSSLGQMVAGIAHEINNPINFIHGNITHAYEYVQDLLDLVSIYQQECPYASDLIKNKLEEMDLDFLAEDLPKVLDSMKLGSSRIRNIILGLRNFSRLDESEMKPVNIHEGIDSTLMILQHRIKENSIRPEIEIIKEYAQLPEVSCYAGQLNQVFMNILSNAIDALDDYTHKDNSVRQNPQIRIHTELKDTNTLRIRIADNGHGMTAQVQQKIFDPFFTTKPIGSGTGLGLSISYQVVVDKHKGLLMCDSTPGIGTEFVIEIPIRQ; encoded by the coding sequence ATGTTATTAGTATCAGATACAGTATCTCCCATCCTTGGCTATCGCATTACTGAGCAACTCTATTTAGGTAAAAAGACTGTAGTTTATCGGGGTATCAGAGAAAAAGACGACCAGAGGGTCATCCTGAAATTGATGCGAAATGAATATCCTACCTTTGCAGAAGTTAGTCAATTTCGCAGTCAATATACTATTACTCAAAATCTGGAGATTCCAGGCATAGTCAAACCCCTCAGCTTAGAGAATTACCGCAATGGCTATGTTCTGATTATGGAGGATTATGAAGCTATATCCCTCAAAGATTGGCAAATAAGAGAGCAAGAACAGGGAAATAATTTTGTTCCATTAAAAGAATTTTTTCAGATAGCTCTGTCAGTTTGTTCTACTCTTGAACAATTGCATAGCCATCGCATAATTCATAAAGATATTAAACCTGCAAATATTCTAGTTCATCCTACCACAAGAGAAATTAAGATTATCGACTTTAGTCTTGCAACCTTATTGCCAAAAGAAATTCAATCTATTAAGAATCCTAATGTTTTAGAAGGAACTTTAGCTTACATTTCTCCTGAACAAACAGGACGTATGAACCGAGGTATTGATTACCGTACAGATTTTTATTCTTTGGGTGTTACATTTTTTGAACTGCTCACTGGACAGTTACCCTTCAATACTAATGATCCAATGGAGTTAGTCTATTCACACATTGCGAAAGAACCACCAAAAGCCAGCCTGATTAACTCTAAAATTCCCCAAATTTTAGCTGATATTATCAGCAAGCTGATGGCAAAAAATGCCGAAGATAGATATCAGAGCGTGTATGGAATTAGACATGACTTAGAAATATGCCAAAAACAATGGCAAGAGAAAGGAAATATTACATCATTTGCATTAGGCGTTAGAGATATCTCGAATCAGTTTGCGATTCCCGAAAAACTTTATGGTCGCCAAAAAGAAATTGAAACATTACTCACTACCTTTGAGCGAGTCAGCAACGGTAAAACAGAAATGATTTTAGTTTCTGGTTTTTCTGGTATTGGTAAAACAGCTGTAGTCAATGAAATTCACAAACCTATAGTACGGCAGCGAAGTTACTTTATCAAAGGCAAGTTTGACCAAATGCAACGAGATATTCCTTTGTCAGCTTTGGTACAAGCATTGCGTAGCTTAATTGGGCAAATACTCTCCGAAACAGATATCCAAATTCAAGATTGGAAAGCGAAAATTCTATCAGCATTAGGTACACAGTGTCAGGTAATTATAGATGTAATTCCTGAATTAGAAAAAATTATTGGTCAACAACCTTCAGTAGTTGAACTTGCTGGTTTGGCTGCTCAAAATCGGTTTAACTTATTATTTCAGAGATTTATCCAGGTCTTCACTACAAAAGAACATCCTCTAGTAATTTTTCTAGATGATTTGCAATGGGCAGATAATGCTTCTTTAAAATTTATCCAACTATTAATGAGTGAAACTGCTGCTCAGATTGCAGATGATACAGAAGAAATATCCAACAGTAAGGGTAGTTTACTACTGATTGGTGCTTATAGAGATAATGAAGTTTCAAATTTACATCCCTTAACTTTAACTCTCAAGGAAATTGCTCAAACGGGAGCAATAATTAATCAAATTCAACTTTCACCTTTAAATCAAGTTGATTTAAACCATTTAATCGCTGATACACTTCATTGCCGCGAGGTAATTGCAGTTCCTTTAACTCAAATGGTGTTTGCCAAAACCAAAGGTAACCCCTTCTTTGCTGCTCAATTTCTTAAGTCGCTATGTGATGACGGACTAATTACATTAAATATTGATGTTGGTTATTGGCAGTACGATATTGCTAGAATCAAAACTTTATCTCTGACAGATGATGTTGTAGAGTTTATGGGCATTCAAATAGAAAAATTGCCCATGAATACACAAAATGTGTTAAAGTTTGCTGCTTGCATAGGTAATGAGTTTGACTTAAAAACTTTGGCAATTGTCAATGAAAAGTCTGTCATGGATACAGCATCAGACTTATGGAAAGCATTATTTGAAGGGCTAATTTTACCTCTGACTGATGGATATAATTTAATTTCAAAAAATGACAATCAAATATTAGATGATTTAACAATTAGTAGTTATCAATTACCTAAATACAAATTTGTACATGATAGAGTACAACAAGCTGCTTATTCTCTCATTCCTGAAGAGCAAAGAAAGCCAATTCATTTAAAAATAGGGTTACTTTTGCTAAGTAATATCCCAATAGCAGAACGGGAAGACAAGATTTTTGAGCTTGTCAATCAGTTCAATATTGCCCTAGAATTTATTACTCATCAAGCTAAACGTGATGAATTGGCTGTAATGAATTTGACTGCAGGACGTAAAGCTTTGATATCAACAGCTTACTCATCTGCAATTAAGTATTTAACTACAGGAATCGAACTGCTGACAGATGATTGTTGGGATACTAAATATGAGCTAACCCTAGCTTTGTATGAGACAGCAGCAGAAGCCGCATATCTCAACGGTAATTTTAAGCTAACAGAGCAATTAATCCCAGTTATTTTGCAAAAAGCAAAAACTTTGCTGGATAAAATTAAAGCTTATGAAGTTCAAATACAAGCTTATGGGGCGCAAGGTAAAGAACTGGAAGCTGTCAACATTGCAATAGCTATTTTGAAAATGTTGGGAGTAGATTTCCCTGAAAACCCTACCCAAGAAGATGTTCAGTTAGAAATAGAAAATACATCTGCAAAGCTGGCTAATATCAATATTGAAGACTTAATTGATTTGCCAGAAATTACAGAAGCTTCAGCATTGATAGTTATGCGTATTCTATCTAGTGTAGTTGGGATCGCCTATCCAGTTGCACCAAAACTATTCTTGCTGATTATTCTTAAACAAATCAATTTATCTATTACATATGGTAATTCTTCTTTTTCTGCTTTTGCCTATGTAACTTATGGATTAATGTTATGTGGCGTAATGGAAGACATTGATTCTGGCTATAAATTTGGTAAGCTAGCTGAAAATTTATTACATAGATTTCAGGCAAAAGAAGTTGCTGGCAAGGTGCTTGAAGGATTTAATCAACTGATTAGACATTGGAAAGAGCATGTACGAACAACATTAAAACCTTTACTTGATGTTTATGCTACAAATCTCGAAGTAGGAGATGTTGAATTTGCGGCTTATGCTCTTTATGGTTACTCTCATAATGCCTATTTTCTTGGTTATGAACTAGTAGGATTGGAGAAGGATTTAGCAACATATAGCCATACTATTCAAAAAATGAAGCAAGAAAGAGTATTTCACTGGAATGAAATCTTTCGGCAGACAATATTAAATTTGCAGTCAAGTACAGAAAATCCAGAAATATTGATGGGGGAAGCATATGACGAAACAAAAATGTTACCTATTCATCTTGAAGCTAAAGATGGTGTAGCACTTCTATTGCTATATTTTTGCAAACTTAACATATCTTTTCTGCTGAATAACTACCCTGAAGCTATTAAAAATGCGAATATGGTGGAAAAATACTTATATGCTGGAGTCGGCATGTTAGTAACTGCTCAATTCTATTTTTATGACTCATTAGCACATTTAGCAATATATTTTGATGTTGAAAAAGTTGAACAAGATAAAATCCTCCATAAAGTGAATTTTAACCAGGAAAAGATGCAGAACTGGGCGAATCATGCCCCGATGAATCATTTGCATAAATTTCATTTGGTAGAGGCAGAAAAGTATAGAGTTATTGGTGAATATATTGCAGCTATAGATAATTATGAATATGCTATTGCCCATGCTAAAGAAAACGATTACATCAATGAAGAAGCCCTCGCTTACGAATTAGCGGCTAAATTTTATCTTGAATGGGGCAAACAAAAAATCGCCCAAACTTACCTCATTGATGCCTACTATTCCTATATTCGTTGGGGTGCGAAAGCCAAAATTAATGACTTAAAAAAACGCTACCCTCAATTACTTACACCTATTATTCAACAGGAGAAAATGAAGTCATCTTCTAGTGAAAATAACTTACTAGAGCAGAGAACACACTTATCTACAACTAGCCATCAATCTACCATAGCTACTAATGAAACTATTCTCGGTTCTAATACGAGCATTTCGGATATGCTAGATTTGGCTGCTGTAATTAAAGCTTCGCAAGCAGTCTCTGGAGAAATTGAACTCAAGGCACTGCTTTCTACTTTAATCAAAGTTGTCATGGAGAATGCAGGAGCTTCTAAATGTGTATTGATTCTGAGTGATGTCAATAACTTAGATTTAACTATTACCGCAGTTAGTTCTCATGGGAATTTTGCTGCCCATTACACTGAATTTTTATCTATTCCTTTAGAGTCTAGCGATCATGTACCTATTACTTTAATAAATTATGTAAAACGCATTCAAGAAATATTGGTGATTGATGATATCAAAACTCAAGCTGCCTTTGCCTTAGATATATACATTACTCGTGAGGAGCCAAAGAGTATATTATGTATTCCTATTATTAATCAAAGTAAATTGCTAGGCATCATTTATCTAGAAAATAATTTAACTACGGCAGCATTTACCAAAGAGCGCTTAGAAGTTTTGAAGTTAATTATTACCCAAGCTGCTATTTCATTAGAGAATGCTCTTCTTTATCAAAATTTAGAAGCTGTCAATACACAATTAGCAGACTACAATCACGATTTGGAAACAAAGGTGGCAGAAAGAACCCAAGAAATTAATGACAAGAATTACCATTTACAACAGGCTCTAGAAGAATTACGTAGTACGCAAAGCCAATTAATCCAAAGTGAAAAAATGTCCTCTTTAGGGCAAATGGTAGCAGGTATTGCTCATGAGATTAATAATCCTATCAATTTTATTCATGGCAATATTACTCATGCCTATGAATATGTGCAAGACTTGCTAGATTTAGTGAGTATTTATCAGCAAGAATGCCCTTATGCTTCTGATTTAATCAAGAACAAGCTTGAGGAAATGGATTTAGATTTCCTGGCAGAAGATTTACCCAAGGTTCTTGATTCTATGAAGCTCGGCAGTTCTCGGATCCGAAATATCATTTTGGGTTTACGCAACTTCTCGCGCCTAGATGAATCGGAAATGAAACCTGTGAATATTCATGAGGGAATTGATAGCACTTTGATGATTTTGCAGCACCGAATCAAAGAAAATAGTATTCGTCCCGAAATAGAGATAATCAAAGAATATGCACAGCTGCCAGAAGTAAGTTGTTATGCAGGTCAACTTAATCAGGTATTTATGAATATTTTAAGTAATGCGATCGATGCTTTGGATGATTACACACATAAAGATAATTCTGTAAGACAAAATCCTCAGATTCGTATTCATACTGAACTAAAAGATACAAATACGCTGAGGATTAGGATTGCTGATAATGGTCATGGAATGACTGCACAGGTGCAGCAGAAAATTTTTGACCCATTTTTTACTACTAAACCGATAGGCAGTGGTACAGGTTTAGGACTATCTATTAGCTATCAAGTTGTAGTGGACAAACACAAAGGCCTGTTAATGTGCGATTCTACACCAGGAATAGGGACTGAGTTTGTGATTGAGATACCAATACGACAGTAA